The genomic interval CGAAACTATATCAAGATATTGACAACCGCTTGACATCAGCAGAAGTCTTTGCAGAAAAGCTGGAACAAGAAAATGTTATTGAAGCGAATGAATGGAAGAAGATGAAAGATCAGGTAACAGCCAACTTAAGAGAAGTTTATGAAAACATGAAAGAAAACGATAGTGGCGACGCCGAAGCTAAACGGATGCCTAAAGCTTTAACAAACGGGCTGGACCAGTTCGATACATCGATCCCATTGGAAAAATTAAAGAAATTGAACAAAGATATGCAAAATCGTCCTGAAGGCTTTACGGTATTCAGGAAGTTGGAGCGAATTCTAAAGCGACGTGAGAATGTCCTTGAAGAAGGGAATAAAGCGGACTGGGGTGCCGGTGAGGCCTTAACCTATGCGTCCATTTTAAATGATGGCATCCCAATCCGCTTGACCGGCCAGGACACAGAGCGCGGTACGTTTGCACACAGACACATGGTCCTCCACGATGCCGAAACAGGGGATAGATACAGCCCGCTGCATGGACTTGAGGACACCCAAGCTTCCTTTGATATTCGCAACAGCCCGCTTTCAGAAGCAGGTGTTTTAGGATTTGAATATGGTTATAGTGTTCAGGCACCTAATACACTTGTTATCTGGGAAGCACAGTTTGGTGATTTTGCAAATGCGGCGCAAGTGATATTTGACCAATTCATTTCAGCAGCACGCGCGAAATGGGGTGACAAGTCCAACCTCGTTATGCTATTGCCGCATGGATATGAAGGACAAGGACCAGAGCATTCCAGTGCACGCCTGGAGCGTTTCTTGCAGCTTGCAGCGGAGAATAACCTGATTGTTGCTAATGTGACATCATCAGCGCAATTCTTCCATCTGATTCGTCGGCAGGCAGCTATGCGCGGTAGAGAGGAAGCACGGCCGCTTGTCTTAATGACTCCGAAAAGCCTATTGCGTAATCAGCGGGTTGCATCGGAAGCGAAAGAATTTACAGAAGGCAAGTTTGAACCGCTGCGGAATCAGCCAAATTTAAAGGTGAGCAAGAAGAATGCCAAGCGCTTAGTTATTGGTAGCGGTAAAGTAATGGTGGATATTGAAGAGGCAATTGCCAATGCGGATGAAAAATTCGACTGGTTGCGCGTTCTACGGTTGGAGCAAATTTATCCATTCCCTGCAAAACAGCTTGAAAAAGAACTAAAAGAGCTTCCGAACCTGGAAGAGATTGTCTGGGTGCAGGAAGAGCCGCAAAACATGGGCAGCTGGAATTTTGTGAATGATCATTTACGAGAATTGCTGCAAGAGGGACAGACACTGCGTTACATCGGTCGCCCGCGTCGAGCATCACCTGCTGTAGGAGAACCAAATGTAGACAAAACAGAACAGAAACAAATTATTCAGAAGGCAATCAACCCGTCAGAAGGAGGAGATTCCAGTGAACGAAATTAAGATTCCGGAACTTGCCGAATCGATTACAGAAGGTACTATTTCCGAGTGGCTTGTTAAAAAAGGTGATAAGGTTGAAAAGGGCGATCCGGTCGTCGAGCTGGAGACCGACAAAGTAAACGTAGAAGTGAACACGGACTACGCTGGCGTTATTACAGAAATTGTTTGTGATGAAGGTGATGATGTGGAAGTAGGTGACGTCATTGCCAAAGTGGATGAAAATGGGGAAGCTGGTGCTGATGCAGCGGGTGCCTCTGATGACACGGCAAACGAAACTACTGAAACAGAACAAACATCGCAACAGGAGAAAACTACCGCACAAGCGGAAGAAAAATCAGCTGACAATACGGATGTCATTGCCTCTCCTGCCGCCCGTAAACGCGCACGTGAACTAGGTATTGATTTAAGTAAAGTCCAGGCTAATGACCCATTAGGCCGTGTTCGTCCGGAAGATGTTGATACGCATGCAAAAGGGGCTAATGAGCAAAAAGAGGCAAAACCGGCTAAAAAAGAAGAACCAAAACAATCGGAGAAAACAACATTCGATAAGCCGGTTGAGCGGGTGAAAATGTCTCGTCGTCGTCAAACGATTGCTAACCGTCTTGTCAATGTGCAGCAGGAAGCAGCTATGCTGACAACGTTCAATGAAGTGGATATGTCAGCAATCATGAAATTGCGCAGTCAGCGGAAAGAAAGCTTCATGCAGAAGCATGATATTAAATTAGGCTTTATGTCTTTCTTTACAAAGGCGGTAATTGGTGCATTGAAAGATTTCCCACTGCTGAATGCTGAAATTCAAGGTAACGAACTTGTATTGAAGAAATTCTATGATATTGGAATCGCTGTTTCTACAGAAGAAGGACTTGTCGTACCAGTTGTTCGTGATGCAGACAAGTTAGACTTTGCCGGGGTTGAACGTGAAATTGGTAACCTAGGCAAAAAAGCAATCAATAAACAATTGTCACTTGAAGAACTACAGGGTGGAACATTTACGATTACAAATGGCGGTACATTTGGTTCCATGTTATCAACACCTATTCTTAATTCGCCGCAAGTTGGAATACTTGGTATGCACAACATCCAAAAACGTCCAATGGTTATGCCTGATGATTCGATTGAGGTTCGTCCAATGATGTACCTTGCATTATCTTATGACCATCGGATCGTGGATGGGAAAGAAGCAGTACAATTCCTTGTACGTATTAAGGAACTGCTTGAAGACCCTTACGACTTGCTGCTGGAAGGCTAATAGTTTTTCACAGTAAATATATAACCTCCGCATTGATGAGCAATCTTTGCGGAGGTTTTTTATTAGTTTTTCTTTTAAAGTTTCCTATAACAGGGAACTACTAAGGGAGATGAAAAGATGACTTTGGTAAAATTTTAATTTGCTGGACGTCTGACAACCTGTTATAATAGACCTCGAAAAAAGACGTAATTTGTAAGCAATTTCATGAAAGATGAAATCGCTTCAAATTATTTGGGAGGTAAATCAAGTGGATATTATTTTTGGTATACTAGCAATTATCATTGTATTAGGACTAGCGTATATCATGTCAAATGATAAGAAGAATATTAATTTTAAAGGCATTTCCGTTATGCTGATAGCGCAATTGATTATTACATGGTTTACGTTCAATACGAATATTGGGCGTACCATTATCGATTGGATTTCAGCTGGATTTAACAAATTGATTGAATTTGGTAAAGAAGGTGTGAGCTTTGTCGTCGGTGGCATTCAGGTAGCAGAAGGTGGAAGTGTTTTCTTCTTTAACGTTCTTCTGCTTATTATCTTTTTTTCGACCCTACTTTCTGTGCTTACGTATTTGCGCATCTTGCCACCAGTTATTAAATATTTGGGTGGAATATTGTCGAAAATCACCGGCTTGCCGAAAGTGGAATCATTTAATGCGGTGAACAGCATTTTTTTTGGACAATCAGAGGCTCTACTAGCAGTTAAGACGCAATTTCACCATTTAAATAATAATCGTTTATATATTGTTAGTGCTTCTGCGATGGGATCGGTTTCTGCATCTATTGTTGGATCGTACTTGCAAATACTTCCACCACAGTATGTGCTCGCTGCATTGCCACTAAATATGTTCAGTGCGTTGATTATGGCTTCGGTTATTGCTCCGGTGCGGGTACCTAAAGAAGAAGATGTCGTTGATGTGAAAGATGTGTCCAATGATAAAAGCATTTTTGAAGCGATGAGTAATGGTGCATTGGACGGCGGGAAAATAGCACTCATTGTAGCATCCATGCTAATTGCTTTTATTGCTTCATTAGAATTGGTTAATTGGCTCATTCAGTTCATTTTCGCGGGTGTAACACTACAGGAGATACTTGGATATATTATTGCGCCTATTGGCATTCTAATGGGAATTTCTCCGGGTGAAGTCATCGAGGCTGGTGGTGTCATGGGTACTAAAATCGTCACCAATGAATTCGTTGCCATGCTTGAATTCAAGGAAATGTTTGGATCAATGACCGAGAAAACAGTAGGTATCGTCTCCGTATTCCTTACAAGCTTTGCAAACTTTTCATCGATTGGCATCATTGCAGGAACTGTCCAGGGTATCGACAGTGAAAAAGCGGTACATGTGTCCGGCTTCGGAATGAAGTTGTTAATCGGTGCAACGCTGGCATCGATTCTTTCCGCGACCATTGCGGGACTGTTTCTTTAGAGGATGTTTTTGCCCACTGTACTCCCATAGATAACTCAGTTCCTGTTTTAATCGTGCAAGAATCGCCTTCATAGTGGGCGATTCTTTTTTTGATAGACAAGGTGAATACATTTTTGCACGGTGTTCATGCATAATTCTCTTCCTTTCTATATAATTTTGCATTAGGATGGAAGAAGCAGTATGAGTCCAAAATTATCATACCGTTTTACATCATGCTGTGAAAGAAGGAGTGCTTGGCAGATGAAACTAAAAAGAATTATGTTTACTGGCGGGGGTACTGCCGGTCATGTCATTGTCAATCTAGCCCTTATTCCAGTGTTTCAGAAACAGGGCTGGGAAATTGATTATATAGGTTCTAAACAAGGTATCGAACGCAGACTGATTGAATCGCTGGATGGTGTTACGTATCATCCTATTTCAACTGGTAAACTTCGCCGCTACATATCAAAGGAAAATGTAAAAGATCCGTTCAAAGTATTAAAAGGAGCGATGCAATCATGGCGCATTATTGGAAAACGTAAGCCATCGGTCATTTTTTCCAAAGGTGGCTTTGTTTCCGTGCCAGTTATCATGGCGGCAAAAGTGCGAGGGGTACCAGCAGTTATTCACGAATCTGATTTCACACCAGGACTTGCTAATAAGCTGGCAATCCCATTTGCGAAACAAGTGCTGGCCACGTTTCCAGAAACAATGGACTATCTTCCGGAAAAAAAGGCAGAATATGTAGGTGCAGTTATACGGGATGAGCTCTTTGAAGGGGATAAAGCCCGAGGATTAGAAATGTGCGGATTTACAAAAACAAGACCTGTTCTGCTTATCATGGGCGGAAGCGGTGGGTCCGAAAAAATTAACAACACCGTCCGGGAAAGCCTTCCACAGTTATTACCCGAATTTCAGATTGCCCATATTTGTGGTTCAGGTAAAACAGATCCCTCCGTTGAACAAACTGGTTACATTCAATTTGAATACGTGAATGAGGAATTAAAGGATTTGTTTGCCGCAGCTGACTTTGTCTTGTCACGTGCTGGTGCAAATGCCATATTTGAATTTCTGGCATTGCGCAAACCCATGCTCTTAATTCCACTGTCCCGAGCGGCAAGCAGGGGAGATCAGATTATTAATGCTAATTCCTTTAAGGAAAAACATTACGCCAATGTACTGCAAGAAGTGGATCTAACGAACGATTCGCTTATTCAGGAATTACATAAGCTGAAAAAACAGGCGCCAGTTATGATTGACCATATGGAGAATTACCATAGTGAAAAGGCGAAAAGTCGTGTGATTGAAATTATTAAGCAAGCTGGCGGACGAAAGCATTGAAATGTTGAAAATGGAATCAGCAAAAAGATTTCAATAAAAGCATAAAAGTGCATTGAAAAATTGTCTCCAATTTATTGGGGGCAGTTTTTTATTAATATCGTTTCATTGTAACGGACGCTCAAAAAAACATTAGTCCTTATGCTAATGTATAAATATTCCAATTATAATAGTTTTGAAAAGTGAAATTGGTAAATATTAATGTTAAATGGAGTATTATGAAAAATAATGCTAGTTTTAGTATGTTATTGTAAATTATTGTTATTATTCCTACGTTAATCGCGATATATCAATGTTTTTGCGGTTTGATGAAAATAGTTCTGTTTATTATGATTAATAGTGTCAAGGTAAT from Lentibacillus cibarius carries:
- a CDS encoding 2-oxoglutarate dehydrogenase E1 component; this translates as MAQSEESQERFWESFHGPNMGYIEEQYELYKENPAAVDSSLKELFDKHGAPDHVRREKGSSQQVTQSGPAIGDVKKLTSAMKLVEAIRRFGHMESDIYPVGRDERETNLVKPETYGLTEADLRSIPASWLWEQAPSGVDDGLEVIERLKALYSGTITFEYDHVNNDDERAWLLDYIESARFNKGVTDDKKTELLRRLIEVENFEEFLQKTFVGQKRFSIEGLASMVPMLDEVVKNSIDDNIEHIMMGMAHRGRLSVLAHVLGKPFDKIFSEFHHSPDKELIPSEGSTGINYGWTGDVKYHFGATKDVKEENNPSGTRITLANNPSHLEFVNPVVEGFARAAQDDRYQKGYPSQDFKKALPVLIHGDAAFIGEGVVAETLNFKGLPGYQTGGTLHIIANNLLGYTTDQQDGRSTRYASDLAKGFEIPIIHVNADDPVACVSAITIAYEYRQKFHKDFLIDLVGYRRYGHNEMDEPRATQPKLYQDIDNRLTSAEVFAEKLEQENVIEANEWKKMKDQVTANLREVYENMKENDSGDAEAKRMPKALTNGLDQFDTSIPLEKLKKLNKDMQNRPEGFTVFRKLERILKRRENVLEEGNKADWGAGEALTYASILNDGIPIRLTGQDTERGTFAHRHMVLHDAETGDRYSPLHGLEDTQASFDIRNSPLSEAGVLGFEYGYSVQAPNTLVIWEAQFGDFANAAQVIFDQFISAARAKWGDKSNLVMLLPHGYEGQGPEHSSARLERFLQLAAENNLIVANVTSSAQFFHLIRRQAAMRGREEARPLVLMTPKSLLRNQRVASEAKEFTEGKFEPLRNQPNLKVSKKNAKRLVIGSGKVMVDIEEAIANADEKFDWLRVLRLEQIYPFPAKQLEKELKELPNLEEIVWVQEEPQNMGSWNFVNDHLRELLQEGQTLRYIGRPRRASPAVGEPNVDKTEQKQIIQKAINPSEGGDSSERN
- the odhB gene encoding 2-oxoglutarate dehydrogenase complex dihydrolipoyllysine-residue succinyltransferase, with the protein product MNEIKIPELAESITEGTISEWLVKKGDKVEKGDPVVELETDKVNVEVNTDYAGVITEIVCDEGDDVEVGDVIAKVDENGEAGADAAGASDDTANETTETEQTSQQEKTTAQAEEKSADNTDVIASPAARKRARELGIDLSKVQANDPLGRVRPEDVDTHAKGANEQKEAKPAKKEEPKQSEKTTFDKPVERVKMSRRRQTIANRLVNVQQEAAMLTTFNEVDMSAIMKLRSQRKESFMQKHDIKLGFMSFFTKAVIGALKDFPLLNAEIQGNELVLKKFYDIGIAVSTEEGLVVPVVRDADKLDFAGVEREIGNLGKKAINKQLSLEELQGGTFTITNGGTFGSMLSTPILNSPQVGILGMHNIQKRPMVMPDDSIEVRPMMYLALSYDHRIVDGKEAVQFLVRIKELLEDPYDLLLEG
- a CDS encoding NupC/NupG family nucleoside CNT transporter, with the translated sequence MDIIFGILAIIIVLGLAYIMSNDKKNINFKGISVMLIAQLIITWFTFNTNIGRTIIDWISAGFNKLIEFGKEGVSFVVGGIQVAEGGSVFFFNVLLLIIFFSTLLSVLTYLRILPPVIKYLGGILSKITGLPKVESFNAVNSIFFGQSEALLAVKTQFHHLNNNRLYIVSASAMGSVSASIVGSYLQILPPQYVLAALPLNMFSALIMASVIAPVRVPKEEDVVDVKDVSNDKSIFEAMSNGALDGGKIALIVASMLIAFIASLELVNWLIQFIFAGVTLQEILGYIIAPIGILMGISPGEVIEAGGVMGTKIVTNEFVAMLEFKEMFGSMTEKTVGIVSVFLTSFANFSSIGIIAGTVQGIDSEKAVHVSGFGMKLLIGATLASILSATIAGLFL
- a CDS encoding undecaprenyldiphospho-muramoylpentapeptide beta-N-acetylglucosaminyltransferase, translated to MKLKRIMFTGGGTAGHVIVNLALIPVFQKQGWEIDYIGSKQGIERRLIESLDGVTYHPISTGKLRRYISKENVKDPFKVLKGAMQSWRIIGKRKPSVIFSKGGFVSVPVIMAAKVRGVPAVIHESDFTPGLANKLAIPFAKQVLATFPETMDYLPEKKAEYVGAVIRDELFEGDKARGLEMCGFTKTRPVLLIMGGSGGSEKINNTVRESLPQLLPEFQIAHICGSGKTDPSVEQTGYIQFEYVNEELKDLFAAADFVLSRAGANAIFEFLALRKPMLLIPLSRAASRGDQIINANSFKEKHYANVLQEVDLTNDSLIQELHKLKKQAPVMIDHMENYHSEKAKSRVIEIIKQAGGRKH